aatcgtttggtcgataaCCGAGGAAATTTATGAGGAaaatttgaagaaatttgaggatgaatgggGCACGAACTATCCAAAACCCATTGAGTATTGCAAAACACAATAGTTGGCATCGTGTAAGGAGAGGTTTGTGCTCGCATGAACATATGAATATCGAAACTTCAAGAACAATGGTTGGCATCGGTAGTCTCGCGATGTTCATTTTCTACCGATTGTTAGAGTTGCCCCAAATACGAATTTAGCATAAATTCATATCACAATCGGTAGTCTCTGCGCGTTTTTTAGCTACCGATTGACTACCAAGAAACGGTTTCTAAAAACAATTATTGAACTACTGAGTGTATAAGGGCATTTATGTATTTTTTCATACCATTAGGACATCCCATAACACCAGTCCTTGGTTGGAAATAAAAAAGTCGCCTCTAATATTTTCCGGAAATGATTTATGTCGCGCGAGACATCCCAAATGAGAGAGAGGGGATAAGTCCCACCCTAAACCCATCCTTGCTAAACCGCCGGGTCAGGGGGCCACTCATTTTCTCTCACTCGGGATGACCGGTGGGATGTGTAGCACACTAGCACTACCGAATTTTTTCAAGGTCGCCCACAAAAATATGCCGGGTACAAATATTGCAAGAAAAATATACTGCAAGAGGTTTTGAATAATTCCCTAATAATTAAATCCAACCCAGATATTGATGCCCCAAAACAACAAGGAAATAATAATTCAGTGTTTTAGAGAGAGAGGGCACACAAGTCACAACAGAAGCTCTTCACATCTATGCATCTATCGCTTTTCAGTACTTAATTTCTCAAAGAAATTTGATCCAGATTGTTGTGCAATAGTAGAATCATCACTACTGATTTCTTCAATTCAGGTAAGATATATAAAAAAGAACACTTCATAGATCTTCTCTTAAGTTTAGTTAATTTCTCATTTTGTAATTTTAGTTGGATTTCAACCTGAAAGTGTTGAAATTTCCAATTTTTAGGTTTAGAATCCAAGTATGAGAAAGAACCCAGAAATCTTTCAGCACAAAACTTAAATGCTAGTAGAAATATGTTGGGATTAGGCGTATGGGTTTTTTGATTCACATCTTTGAATGATTCCTGTGTTAATTTGAATTGAAATGAGTCGTTCTCCGTCATTCTCATTAAAGCAAGAGCCAAATTCTAAACTTGACCCTAAAAATTTGAGACAATGGGTTGTTGCCTTTTGTGCGATTAGGTTTGATCTTGAACAAGGTCAGGTTATTGAGGAATGTTATCCACCTGGTTGCTTCAGTCAAGATGAGGAACTAGAAATTGCTTTTAGTTCTTTCCCTGATTCTGTTTCTCAACATCAAAATCGTTCAAGTATCCATGATTGTATATTCTTCTTTCGTTTTCGAAGACGAGAAAATGTTCTAGTTGGTAATATCTCTTCTTCTGAGTCAGTTgagggaggaggaggagaagagaaagaTGATATAACACAGAGAAAATCAAGCAGTACACGTAAAAACACAGGTTCAAAATATCTGTATGGTTATGTATTTAATAGGCAGAGACATGATGAGAGATTAAGGCGAGGTGGGGAACAAAAATCTGTTGTAATCTTATCGCACAGTCCTTACTCAAGTGTGTTCAGGCCGGTCTTACAAATCTTGGGTCCCTTATTTTTTGACATTGGTAAGAAAGCTCTAGAACATATGGCTTCTTATGTTTCAATGTGGCCTGCTCCGATACTTGGCAAACTAATGGAGCTTCCCATAGGCAATGCTTCATTGAAAGTGAACCTTCCGCCTGCTCATAGCTTGCAGTTGGAAAATGGGTTCTTTTCCGATGAGTCTGCCTCCTCAATGGCTCCATTTCTTCCTACAAATCAGTCAGTTCCGCAGGGTTTGTTTCATGATGCAGATATTTTTGGTACATTTAGGGGAATTCTGTTGCAGCTCTGGGTCCTTTGGGAGCTTCTGATTATTGGAGAACCCATTCTTATAATAGCACCGACCCCGCCCCAGTGTTGTGAAGCAGTTGCAGGTCTTGTTAGTGTAGTTGCTCCACTTTTATGTAGTGTTGATTTTCGACCTTATTTTACTATCCACGATCGGGATTTTGCCCAGCTTAATTCACTTAGTGAAGGTGACACTTTCCCACCAATGGTTCTTGGTGTGACCAACTTATTCTTCCTCAAGGCTCTTAAAAATATCCCACACATTGTTTCAGTTGGTAGTCCTGCTCCTAATTCGAGTAGGCAAAGTCTGGCTCCTAGAGCTTCCTTTGCTGGCAGAAGTATGGGTAGGCCAGAAGGCTTTGGATTTCAGCAACTCTCATTAAGAAGGTTTTCTCCGACGAATTTGTTGAATTCTGTGAAATTACGAAGAGATGGTCCTCTTTGTTTAATGACAGAACACAAAGAGGCTATTTGGAGCACCTATGCTGCAGTAACCAAACCGGATACATCTATCTTGAATAGACTTATTGATGCAGGGGTTTCCTCCAGGGTTGAAGAGTCCATGTCAGTTGTAAACAATGAAATATTGCGGAGACATTTCTTGGAGCTGACGACCAACTTTCTTGCTCCTTTTGGTCCGTACTTGAGAACTACCACACCAATCGAAGGAACTTCTCCTTTTGTTGACCCTCCTCCGTTACCTCCGTTTAATGCTAATGAATTTCTCATGACCTTATCAGCACGAGGTCCTGGGAAGTTCTTATCCAAAAGGATGAAGACTAACTGGTTGGATCTATACAGGTAATTCAGGCGTTCTTCCAGATGTGTTTGGACTGGAATTCAACTTAACTATGTACTTTCTATTTGTAATCCATGAAAATTTTATGTTCGAGCAGCCATGTATTATGAATGTAAAGTTGTCCAAACCTAACTTTAATTGCTCTTATTTTCTTCCCTTATTTTCTCTTTCAGGCGCTTTCTAAAAGGGCAAAACTTCATGCCATGGTTCCAAAGAAGACGTCTTGTTGCTGAACAGGAACAGCATAGACTATGGAAGCAGGCCAGAATAAGGACTGACATAAAACGATTTATTCCGGGAATGCTTGAATTGGAGGTTGTTGATTCTTTCAATGCAATTGCGAAACATTTACTTGGAGAGTTACTGGTAAAAACCATCATCTGATATTTTTCTAAAGCTTTCATGAATTGTTTTTCCCGAGTGTGCCTATAGTTTATGGTTGTGGTGAACTAATTCATGTCAATGTCACATCATATCGAAAAAAAATACTGAAAACTCTGAGGCACCAAGATTACCAGGCAGTATGATTATAGAGCTTGAGACCTATGAGTTTCTTCCTTGTTTTTGTGAAACTAAAACAATTTTATCACAGAAACACTCTTTTTGATTTTAGTTGCAACATGTCCTCCATTGGAGAATATTGTATTTGTGACCTGCAAGTTCCAGGGCACTAGCTTTCATTGTATTCAGACAATTGAATCATTAATCCATCATCCGAAAATAAATGTAAAGATCTTCCGTCACATAGTCATCAAGTTTTTTTGATTGGTTCATTTATTCTATTCGCTGATCACACTGTTTATTGTTGTAATTAGAAACACATCTCACTAATTTTATGTCTTTGACTCCTTGTGCTTGGTTAAAAGATTAAGGGAGGTTGAATATTAAGTTGAGCGTTCCTTTTGGAATAGGATTCACATGGTATTTTGTTCACACCTTAACATTTGCCTGAAGCCGGAGTACATAAATCATTCATCCCCTAGCATTTATTCTTGGTCATTTTTTTGGTGCTTCATATGACCTATTTTGGCCTCTCTGGAAAAAAATATCGAATTAGTAAGGTTGGAGGCAATTAAGTAAAATGTAACATAACATGTATATCTTTCTGGGTTGGTGTTAGCTGCAAATATTCATTGTTATAGTTGCTTAAAAGAGGGAGTGAGTTGAAATGGGAACTTGAAATGGCTAATCTTTTTAAGTAAACTAAGTTGTCCAAAAATTGTTTTCTATCTTCTCTGGCATTAATAAAATGTCCTATCTTTTTGATTCTGTGCATCAGTTGCTACAGTGTGGAAAGGTCAGTGAAGACTCTGCAGCAGTATGTCAAAAACTGAAGGGTGATCTGCAAGCAGTATTCAACGTGCTTCCAACAGATATGCAACAACTCTTACTGTTAAACCCTGAAAGGGCATCACTTGTCCAAGACGACCTTGAATTATTGAAAATTGCAGAATCAAAGAGCAGTTGGTGGTAGTGGAATCAATTAGCTTTTGATGGAAACGGGATAGAGGAAAGGTCTCCTCCAATGCCGAAGCTCGTGACTTGATGTTATCCTATATTACCCTACAGTGTTGGTTGAACCTTTGGATTTCAGAATCTAATCTCTTCTAAGGTACAGACGGGCTTCATTTCTTTGACAGTTCCTCTTtctgttttcttctcttttccccCATATGCACTAGTTTAGTGTTTTCTGTTCTTTCTGTGATAGCAGAGACACTAGGAGTCAAGTCGCAGGAGTAACAAATTAAACCTCTGACGTTCAACCATCACACGTGGGGATGTATTTGTTTTTAGTTAGGTCAGTATGGGAACGTTGACAAGTGAGTAATGATTCTTTGGGTAGCAAAGTTTTGAAATTTTAGTGCTGTTCGTCTTTCCTATTCCTATGACAGTTTATGAGATGATTTACCCTTGTACGATGAGAAATCAGTCTTCTTCCCTTCATTTTACCAGTGAAGTGAACTTTTGGTGAAGTTTAGAGGGGTAACTACTCCCCCTGTATCAGTTCCACTGAAATTGATTACCTAAATGAGGTTGGAAGCTTCTTATCAATGCATAGCTGCAGCAATAGCAAAAAATATCAGCAGCCTCATTTGCTTCTCTATATTGATGTGAAAATTAAACATCAGCAGAAAGAACTTCCATATCTTTGACATCTTTCAACCTGAAGTTTTGTAATTCCCAGTTGACAAGCTACCATCATCATCCTTTACCTAAAAGCCGAATGCCCCATAACAAATTTAGTAGATATGTTCAAAATTTTTGGTTTAGTGCACCAAAAACACCAGTTTTATGTCAGTAGCATTAAAAATGTATAtaaactaggtatcaccccggcctacggccggggctcaaccttttatCTGCAACATCCCGCAGATTAACTCGAAGCTATAGCCTATATACAGTAACACCTTATAAGGAGTGAAGACGTGAATATATATGATGAAAATACCTGACTTGTGGTTACGTTATCTTTGAGCTTAGTGAAATTTATTCATTGCAATTTTCTTTGTCATAATCTTCATTTAAATCAGTCAAGAGTAGTCGCAGATCCCCCTCTATGTAGTTACGCTAAAATTTAAATTACGAAGTATTTCATGATGATGTTGTTGTAGTCTTTAAGTTTTTCTATGTGGCTCTTATTGAATGCATCCACTCCGTAAACTCAGTCATAACTGCATATCTCGGGGCTCTACCCCTCTATTTTCTCTTAACCTCAAAATACAATTTAAATCTCCCATAGAAGCCATTTTTCTATTTCATCAAATTCAATCAAAAATTCAGTATCACATGACCTTCCGTTTTTTTGTACAAGATTGTTCCGCACGTGCGTACGCACATGCCATCTGGAAATGGAACAATTTACCACGATTTATAAAAGTGTGTCTAAATTTAAAATGTAAAATTACGATTGTACCCCCACTTTATTTATCATATATATAGTTTTGGAGGGTATGAGGAAAGGGtaattttgaaaattcaaaatttacagCTTCAAACACTATTCGTGAACAGTGCCTAAGGGATCTTCTCTTTATATAATAGC
The nucleotide sequence above comes from Papaver somniferum cultivar HN1 chromosome 8, ASM357369v1, whole genome shotgun sequence. Encoded proteins:
- the LOC113303036 gene encoding protein DENND6A-like, yielding MSRSPSFSLKQEPNSKLDPKNLRQWVVAFCAIRFDLEQGQVIEECYPPGCFSQDEELEIAFSSFPDSVSQHQNRSSIHDCIFFFRFRRRENVLVGNISSSESVEGGGGEEKDDITQRKSSSTRKNTGSKYLYGYVFNRQRHDERLRRGGEQKSVVILSHSPYSSVFRPVLQILGPLFFDIGKKALEHMASYVSMWPAPILGKLMELPIGNASLKVNLPPAHSLQLENGFFSDESASSMAPFLPTNQSVPQGLFHDADIFGTFRGILLQLWVLWELLIIGEPILIIAPTPPQCCEAVAGLVSVVAPLLCSVDFRPYFTIHDRDFAQLNSLSEGDTFPPMVLGVTNLFFLKALKNIPHIVSVGSPAPNSSRQSLAPRASFAGRSMGRPEGFGFQQLSLRRFSPTNLLNSVKLRRDGPLCLMTEHKEAIWSTYAAVTKPDTSILNRLIDAGVSSRVEESMSVVNNEILRRHFLELTTNFLAPFGPYLRTTTPIEGTSPFVDPPPLPPFNANEFLMTLSARGPGKFLSKRMKTNWLDLYRRFLKGQNFMPWFQRRRLVAEQEQHRLWKQARIRTDIKRFIPGMLELEVVDSFNAIAKHLLGELLLLQCGKVSEDSAAVCQKLKGDLQAVFNVLPTDMQQLLLLNPERASLVQDDLELLKIAESKSSWW